Within the Naumovozyma castellii chromosome 1, complete genome genome, the region GTGCCAATAAACAATAAGGACTATTTGTTCAAAAGCTAATTATATTCCTCATAACTTCAACTGTAAGGTTTCAAGCATTAATTAACTCTCTGTGTATCATTCATACATTCACTGGACAGAGACGGGGATATCTTCCACTCTGTTTTGGATAATGTAGGTTAAATGACAGTCCAGCATTTGAGGCCTTCTCGGACGGAGACTTCTCATTGTTCAGTAAACAAAAGCGCTGCCTGAAAAGTGtatttttccaaagaaagGTTCATCGCATTTGTATACAGAATGAAAGAACTTTAAAAGAAACCATTTAAAAAGACAGGCATGAGGGAGTACCCAATACTTACGATACCAAGTGGACAGTTTACAGTTATCGATGGTTTTCTTATAAGTTTGGACAACCGAACAGCCAACGACATTTCCTCAGAATCAGCAAAGGAGCTGCTAACTCCCGGAAGTTGGTATATTCTCAAAAACTCCTACAATCCAATATCCTTGACAGTTTTACAATTAATGAGCTCCAATTACATGTTTACCAACCATCCACTCTTATTATTTGTCTTAAGACCAACTGTCTATGTCAGGTTTGTtagaaagaataataaatacCATTGTGTGAAAACAAATAAAGCACATGGAACTCATAAAGCTTTTGCACTAGACTGCGAAAGAACAGATGAACCAAAGACGAAATTTATTGTATTTACTCATCCCTTACAGAATACAGTCGGTTCTTTCAGTAAGATATACACACAACAGATGAATGAAAAGTTACGAATTCTTCAAACCTTTGAATCCATACATGATACGAAAGTAAGCAATCTCactttgaagaatctgAAAGGATTTGATCTTCCTGATATCATGTTTATTCCAGAAGAAATAATGCTAAATATAAAGCTCCCGATAACTCGAGCCAAAATagaacaattaaaaattaaagaagaatcatCCAAAATGAAACAGATAGAAAAGTTAGAGGAGAGCCTATATAATATTAGTCTAGAAAAGAACATTTGGAGATTAAACAAGATGAAAGAGTATTTAGAGGGTGATAAGATGATGAATGGTGGCAGAATTTTAGGTTTCGAAGTGGTGTTTAACAAATGTAAAATCCAACTGGTAAAGAATCTCAAACTTATTAGCAAGTACGTATATCCTCGTCTTATAAAGCAGTGGTTTAAGGAATCTCAGGAGCTTACATATCTAGTTGTTGCCATTTCAGAGCGCTACACAGTTGTCGATAAATATGTGGTGGACACACAGGAGAGAAAGCTTATAGATCCCGAAGTTTTACGACGCTCAGGtacagatgaagaaaaggatcAGCTTTCGAACTACACTCTCCTGGATTGGAATGTTTTGAAGTTAAGTAAGTACCCGTATGGCTCTGATGCAGAAGAGTTgtttgatattttgaatgCACCATCAGAGGATTTCTATGAGGATATTAAGGGTAACATATCCACGAACAGGGAAATGCTGGACCAGAAAGGTAAGATAAAAACAGTGCCGCACCGTTCGGtatctatttattttgaGGAGTTTGGATGGAAGCATATCTACGAAAGGATGGAGCCAGCACTGGTGCGGGAGCCAGTAATTAAAGAGAACTTTTTAGCTGAATTGATTGAAAGTAATGGTGAAACCACTGTGGCAAATGACGAATATTTTAGTTTCCTTAAGGATCTCGTTAGATTAGTTGGCTACGAGCAGCAAAAGTCTTATTACACCAAGAATTTTACCGAGATGAAGGAGTTGTATATAGAAATGGAGAGGAAAGAACGTATTTAGGTTAGACAGAAGTAAATAATGGTCCTGTTTCTACAAGTTGAAAGGTGAACAATGATGAGGGGGGTTCTGCTGGTTCCAAACGCTCGTTACATGCGAGAAGAGAGCTGCCCCCCGTGAACCACAGTGTTTGCCAGCgttgtttgtttatttttttcaggCTTCGCGCCAGGCGGTCGTTTTCAAAACACAACAAAGAAATGTCGGACTGGCGCCCGACGTCGCAAAAAGGCCTTCCATACTTAGCAAAGCGCCTCCGTGAGTAAGCCAACTGCAACCATAGGGAAAAGACGTAAACAAGATGTCACAGAGGATAGAACCAGGATCAGGGGTAGACACATTGTTCAATGAAATCAGTCAAGCATGTTTGTGAAAAAAGATATAGGAGGGAATGTTTACTAACCAGGAGGCCAAATAggatattttcaattcgtCACTTAGTTTGTTTAAGAAGAGTTTGCTTCTTAAACAACTGTATAATAATTACGTGAAGCAGCCCGTAAACACAAAGTATATAATTGATAAAGACAAAAAGATATTGTTAGAGCAGATATTCCGAAAGAAACATTGGCTAAATAAAAAGGAGAGGGCGTTCGTGGCAGAGAAGTGTGGGCTGAGTCCTCGCCAGGTGAGGGTGTGGGTatgttgatattttttcGCTGCAATTTCGCCAGTATACTAACACTATGTAGTTCATAAATAAAAGGACCAGATCCAAATAAATACCGTTCTGAAATACGTTCCGC harbors:
- the NCAS0A15340 gene encoding uncharacterized protein; the encoded protein is MREYPILTIPSGQFTVIDGFLISLDNRTANDISSESAKELLTPGSWYILKNSYNPISLTVLQLMSSNYMFTNHPLLLFVLRPTVYVRFVRKNNKYHCVKTNKAHGTHKAFALDCERTDEPKTKFIVFTHPLQNTVGSFSKIYTQQMNEKLRILQTFESIHDTKVSNLTLKNLKGFDLPDIMFIPEEIMLNIKLPITRAKIEQLKIKEESSKMKQIEKLEESLYNISLEKNIWRLNKMKEYLEGDKMMNGGRILGFEVVFNKCKIQLVKNLKLISKYVYPRLIKQWFKESQELTYLVVAISERYTVVDKYVVDTQERKLIDPEVLRRSGTDEEKDQLSNYTLLDWNVLKLSKYPYGSDAEELFDILNAPSEDFYEDIKGNISTNREMLDQKGKIKTVPHRSVSIYFEEFGWKHIYERMEPALVREPVIKENFLAELIESNGETTVANDEYFSFLKDLVRLVGYEQQKSYYTKNFTEMKELYIEMERKERI
- the NCAS0A15350 gene encoding homeobox domain-containing protein; translation: MSQRIEPGSGVDTLFNEISQDIFNSSLSLFKKSLLLKQLYNNYVKQPVNTKYIIDKDKKILLEQIFRKKHWLNKKERAFVAEKCGLSPRQVRVWFINKRTRSK